The DNA window AGATCATCTCGCTGGCGCCCGAAGTCTTCTAGCGTCGGTGGGGTCGCGGTCGGTGACCGCGCGCACAGGCGACGGACACTTGAGAGTTCTTGCGTAGGTGGGGTCACCGACCCCAACCGGGAGCGATAGGTATGGCCAAAAAGCAGATGCATGTCAAGCAAGGCGACGAGGTACTCGTGATCGCGGGCAAGGACCGGTCGCGCAAGGGGCGTGTACGGCGCGGCAAGGTGCTCGAGGTCCGACCCGATCAGGAGCGCGTCGTGGTCGAGGGCATCAACATGATCAAGAAGGCAGTGCGCCAGTCGCAGCAGGTGCGGCAGGCCGGCATCGTGACCCAGCCGGGTCCGGTGCACGTCTCCAACGTCATGCTGGTGTGCCCGAACTGCGACGCCGCCACTCGCGTCGCGCACCGGCGGACGAGCGAGGGCCGGGGCGTACGCGTGTGCCGCAAGTGCAAGAAGGACATTGACGAGTAGGGGCGCGGTCCGCCGCGTCTTCCGGCGTCACAAATGATGTTCCACCGAGAACGAGGCTGAGTGTAATGCCCAGGCTGAAAGACCGATACGACAAAGAGATCCTACCGGCGCTCATGGAGCGGTTCGGCTACAAGAACGTGTGGGAAGCCCCGCGCCTGGAGAAGATCAGCGTGAACATGGGTGTCGGCGCGGCGCGCGAGAACGCGGACGTGCTGGACGCAGCGGCCAGGGAACTGACGACGATCGTCGGCCAGAAGGTTGTCATCACGCGGGCCAAGAAGTCCATCTCGGCCTTCGCCATCCGCAAGGGCATGCCGATCGGCTGCCGCGTGACGCTGCGGGGCGACCGCATGTGGGAGTTCGCCGACCGGCTGCTGTCCATCGCGCTGCCCCGCATCCGCGACTTCCGCGGCGTGTCGCGTAACGCATTTGACGGGCGCGGGAACTACTCGTTCGGGCTCGACGACCAGTTGATCTTCCCCGAGCTGGGCTACGATGACATCGAGCGGCAGCGCGGGATGGAGATCACGATCGTGACGACGGCACGGACGGACGAGGAAGCGCGGGCGCTGCTGGAGATGCTGGGCGTGCCGTTCGTCCGGACCCAGGCGGCGTAGGAGCAGGAACACAGGACCGGGCGGGTGCCTGCCAGACGCGCAGCGCCTCGGCGAAGCCCGCCGGAACATGGGACGATTGACGGGTGAGCGTGAGAACCACGCTCCCACAGCAGGAGGACGAAGTTGGCCAAGAAATCCTGGATCGCCAAACAGAAGCGGCCTCAGAAGTTTTCGACGCGCGTCTACAATCGCTGCATGCTCTGCGGCCGGCGGCGGGGGTACCTGCGGGAGTTCGGCATGTGCCGGATCTGCTTCCGTGAGAACGCCCTGTCGGGCAACATTCCCGGCGTCCGAAAATCCAGTTGGTAGTAGGTGGCAGCAGTGGAAAAGAGAAGCGCCGAGCGATCCTCCAATCCGAACAGGTCCAGTGGAGAACGGCTCATGAAACAGGCAGCCAACACTGAAACCGCGGGCGTCAAGGGCACGGGCGTGCTCTGCGACCCGATTGCCGACATGCTGACTCGCATTCGCAACGCCGCGCAGGCCCGCCACGCCAACGTGAAGGTGCCGGTCTCGAAGATGAAGCGCGAGATCGCCAAGATCCTCCACGAGGAAGGCTACATCCGCGGCTTCCAGCTCGTCGGCAAGGGCCAGAGCCTGCGCATTCGCCTGAAGTACAACGCGAACCGCGAGCCGGTCTTGCGCGGCCTCAAGCGCGTGAGCAAGCCCGGGCGGCGGGTATACGTGCCCAAGGATAAGTTGCCGCGCGTGTTCGGTGGACTGGGCATCGCCATCGTGTCCACGAGCGAGGGCATCATGACCGCGCGCGACGCCCGGAAGCGCGGCATCGGCGGCGAGGTCATCGGGTACGTGTGGTAGGCCGTCGGGTGGGGCATCAGCCCTGCGCCAGGAGCAGGGAGGCGCCAGCCCCCGCCCTGCAGACGAGAATGCGGACGATCGTGGGCGGGGTTGAGTCCCCGCCGCACAGTGGGTGAAATACGATGTCAAGAATTGGCAAGCAGCCGATCCCCATCCCCAAGGGCGTGCAGGTCACGGTCGCCGCGGGGAACGAGGTCACCGTCAAGGGGCCGAGCGGGGAACTCAAGGACACCTTCAGTCCCGACCTGACCATCAGCGTCGAGGAGGGGCAGGTGCTGGTCGCCCGCCCGAGCGACGTGCGGCAGCACCGGTCCCTGCACGGCCTGACGCGTTCCCTGCTGGCCAACATGGTCACCGGTGTGACCGAGGGGTTCAGCAAGCGCCTGGAGATCCAGGGCGTCGGCTACCGCGCCGAGAAGCAGGGGAACGGGCTGCTGCTGCGCCTGGGCTTCTCTCATCCCGTGGTGGTCGAGCCGCGGCCCGGCATCACGCTGGAGGTCGAGGGCACGACCAACATCATCATCAAGGGCGCCGACAAGCAGGCCGTGGGCCAAACCGCGGCGGAGATCCGGAAGCTGCGCAAGGTCGAGCCGTACCGCGGCAAGGGCGTGCGCTATGCCGGCGAGATCGTTCGCCGCAAGGCCGGGAAGAGCAAGGCCGGCGGGTAGAGACGAGGGTCAAGGGTCAAGGGTGACGGCAAGCGGCCCTGGTGACGGAAGACTGAGAGCATAGCGCCCCGTGCGCGAAAGCGGTCGCCGAGGTTCCGGAGGGTGGGGGATGTGCCGGAGCGGCACCGGCGGCGGATACGGGAAGGAACTGATATGGGCAGGTTGAGAGAGAAGCACGAGAGTCTGGCGCGACGCAAGTTGCGCGTCCGCCACAAGATCAGCGGGTCGGCCGAGCGCCCGCGGCTGAGCGTCCGCCGGAGCCTGAAGCACATCCACGCCCAGATCATTGACGATGAGGCGGGCGTGACGCTGGCGGCGGCGACGTCGCTGGAGAAGGGCCTGGCGACCGAGGGTACGGGCAACATCGCCGGGGCTGCGGCGGTCGGCAAGGTGCTCGCCGAGCGGGCCCGGGCCAAGGGTGTGGCCAGCGTGGTGTTCGACCGGGGCGGCCGGCCGTACCATGGCCGGATCAAGGCCCTGGCGGATGCAGCGCGCGAGGGCGGACTAGACTTTTAGGGGCGCCAGGAGTGCGGGCGGGTGGCCCGCCTGCCCTGCTGGATAGGAGGCAATGCGTCGTGGCTGACCAGAAGATCAAAGTGACCCTGACCCGCAGCCTGATCTGCCAGAAGCCGAAGCTGCGCAAGACGGCCGAGGCCCTGGGCCTGCGGCGGCCGAACCAGAGCGTGCTGCTGCCGGACACGGCGGATGTGCGCGGGATGCTTAAGGTCGTCGAGCACATGGTGGCCGTGGAGCCGGCGTAGAGGGAACCAAGGGCGGTCGCCGAGGGCGACCGAACGGAGCAAGACCATGAAGCTAGGACAACTCAGCCGGGCTTCCGGCAAGCTGAAGAAGAGCAAGCGCATCGGTCGCGGGATGGGTTCGGGCCACGGCCTGTATGCCGGCCGCGGCATCAAGGGCCAGAACTCCCGCGGTCACGGCGTGCGCCCCGGCTTTGAGGGCGGCCAGAACCCGCTGTACATGCGCATCCCGAAGCTGCGTGGCACCTCGAACAAGGCCCACAACATCGGGATCTTCCGCGCCGACCACAGCGTGCTGAACACCGGCCACCTCGAGCGGCTGGATGCGGGCACCGTAGTGACGCCGGAGCTGGTGCAGCAGCTGGGCTGGGTCAAGAAGATGGGCAAGAAGGGTCTCAAGATCCTCGGCCAGGGCGACCTGACCAAGGCCCTGACGGTTCACTGCCATGCGGTCAGCGACAGCGCTCGCGCCAAGATCGAGGCGGCGGGCGGCAGCGTTGAGGTGATCGTCGGATGAAACAGCGACTCGCGGCTCTCGCTGCGGCGTTGCGGCTGCCGGACATCCGCCAGCGCATTTTCTTCGTCATGGCCATGTTCGGGGTTTATGTGGCGTGCGCGCATGTGCCGCTGCCGGGCGTTAACCTGGAGGCGCTGCAGAACCTGTTCCAGGGCGGCAACGTCTTCGAGCTGTTCAACACCTTCGTCGGTGGGTCGCTGAAGCGCTTCTCGGTGCTGTCGCTGGGTATCATGCCGTACATCAATGCCTCCATCATCATGCAGTTGCTGGTGATGGCCGTCCCGCAGCTCGAGAAGCTGCAAAAAGAGGGCGAGTACGGGCAGAAGAAGATCAACGCCTGGACCAAGTACATGACGGTGATCCTGGCCTTCATCCAGGCCGCCGGCATGATCACGTACTTCCGGGCCGCCGGAGCCTACCAGGGCGGGGTCTTCGAGACGATCTTTGGCGTCCTGATGATGACGGCCGGCACCTCCTTCCTGATGTGGCTCGGTGACATGATCACCACCAAGGGCATCGGGCAGGGCGTGTCGCTCATCATCTTCGCCGGCATCATGACCACGATCCCGCAGCAGGTCGCGCAGACGGTGGTGCTGTACCGGGGCCAGCAGATCGGCATTGCCAACATCGCCGTGCTGGTGTTGATCTTCACGGTCACGATCTACGGCATCGTGAAGGTGACCAAGGCCCAGCGCAAGATCCCCGTGCAGTACGCCAAGCGGGTCAAGGGCAACAAGGTGTATGGCGGGACCACGACGTTCCTGCCGCTGCGCGTGAACCAGGCGGGCGTGATCCCGATCATCTTCGCAATCTCGGTCGTGCTCTTCCCGGCGACCATCGCGCAGTTCCTGGACAACCCGGGGTTCGTCGGCGGCGTGGCGCGCGCTCTGAGCTTCCTGCACGTCACCGAAGACGGCGTGCGCAATGCCATCAGCAGCATGAAGGACTTCACCACACCCGGCCACAACTGGTTCGCGTCGCTGCTGTACTTCCTGATGGTCGTGGTGTTCACGTACTTCTACACGGCGGTCACGTTCAACCCCGAACAGATCGCCGAGAACCTGCAGAAGAATGGTGGGGCCGTGCCTGGCATCCGCCCGGGCGAGCGGACCCGCGACTACCTGGACCGGATTCTGTACCGCATCACGCTGGCGGGTGCCCTGTTCCTGGGCGTCATCGCCCTGATGCAGTACTACGTGGGCGACATCACCAAGGTGACGACCTTCGGCCTGGTGGGTGGTACGTCGCTGCTGATCGTGGTCGGCGTGGCGCTGGACACGATGGAGCAGATCGAGGCGCAGCTCTTGATGCGGCATTACAAGGGGTTCCTGGGCTAATGGCACAGACCAACCTGATCCTGCTGGGGCCGCCCGGGGCGGGCAAGGGCACCCAGGCCGAGCAGCTTGTGAATGACTACGGCGCCGTGCACGTTTCGACCGGCGACATGCTGCGCGCGGCAGTGAAGAACGGCACGGAGCTCGGCCTGCAGGCCAAGCAGTTCATGGATGCCGGCGAGTTGGTGCCCGACAGTCTGGTCATCGGCATCGTCAAGGAGCGGCTGGCGGCTGCGGACATCCAGGAGCACGGGGTACTGCTGGACGGGTTCCCGCGCACCATCCCGCAGGCCGAGGCGCTGGGGCAAGCCATGGCGGAGCTGAGCATGAGCCCGGCCGTCGTCATCAACCTGTCCGTGCCCGACGAAGTGCTCGTGCGGCGGCTGTCGGGGCGGCGCATGTGCCGGGGTTGCGGGGCCATCTATAATGTGGACCGCGATGGCATAGACGTCGGCGACAAGTGCGCCTCGTGCGGCGGGGAGATCTACCAGCGCGACGACGACTGCGCCGAGGCCATCCAGGAGCGGCTGCATGTGTACCAGCGGCAGACCGCGCCGCTGATCGAGTATTACGAAGCGCAGGGCAACCTGTTGGCAATTGACGGGAACGGCGACCGGGAGACAGTCGGCGGGCGTGTGGACGCCGCCCTGGCCGCGCGCGACATCGGGAAGTGCAGTTAGCGGATGTTGGGTCGCTCGCGGCACCCGAAGGTGCCTCGCAAGACTGAGCAGGATCTGGCGATCATGGCCCGAGCCGGGGCCATCGCAGCCGCCGCGTTGCAGGCGGCAGCCGCCGCCGTCCGGCCGGGCATCAGTAGCCTGGAGTTGGATCAGGTTGCCGAAGAGGCGATTCGCGCGGCGGGCGCTGAGCCGAGCTTCAAGGGCTACCGAGGCTACCCGGGGTCGCTGTGCGTGGAGATCAATGATGTCGTCGTCCACGGCATCCCGCGTGACAGCGAGATCGTGCGCGAGGGCGACATTGTGGGGTTGGATGTGGGGGCGTACTACGGCGGCTTCCACGGGGATACGGCCACGACGGTGGCGGTCGGAGCAGTCAGCGCCGAAGCGCAGCGATTGATGGGCGTGACGGAAGAGGCGCTGTGGGTCGGCATCCGGCACGCGGTTCCCGGGGCACTGTTGGGTGACGTGTCGCGCGCCATTCAGGAGTTCGTCGAGGGCCAGGGGTTCAGTTGCGTGCGCGACCTGGTGGGTCACGGCATTGGGCGGCAGATGCATGAGCCGCCGCAGGTCCCGAACTTCTACGAGCCGCGCCAGTTCGCGGAGAGCGACCTGCTCCTGCGTCCCGGCATGGTCCTGGCGATCGAGCCGATGGTGAACGCGGGAACCTATGAGTTGAGGTGCGATCAGGATCGGTGGACGATGCGCACCGCCGACGGGCGGCTCAGTGCGCACTTCGAGCATACCGTGGCCATCACGAAAGAGCAGCCGCTTATCCTGACAGACTTGGAAGGCCATAGCGCATGAGAAGGCCAGAGCATCGGAAGAAGAGGAAGCCGCCGCAGCCGCAGGAGGAGAGCGAGCAGGGCCAGAAGGCCATTCGCGTGTTGGGCAATGTGGTGGAGAAGCTCCCCAATGCGCAGTTCCGCGTGGAACTGCAGAACGGTCACGAAGTCCTGGCGCATGTCTCCGGCAAGATCCGCATGCGGTTCATCAAGGTCATGGCGGGGGACCGCGTGACGGTGGAGCTGTCGCCTTACGATCTGACCCGCGGCCGCATCACGTGGCTGCACAAGTAGGCGGGAACCGGGGACCGGGAAGCGGGGTTGGGGATTCGGGAATAGCGGGGCGGGGTTGCCCGCCGCCTGAAGTGGAGCAGGGACCATGAAAGTATCGGCATCCGTCAAGAAGCGTTGCGACAAGTGCAAGATCGTCCGGCGTCATGGCGTCATTCGGGTTATCTGCGATAACCCCCGCCACAAGCAGCGCCAGGGCTAAGGTTGGTTTTGACCAGGAGGCAGAGCAGTGCCACGAATTGTAGGCGTTGACGTCCCCAGGGACAAACGGGTCGAGATCGCACTGACCTACATCTACGGGATCGGCGACACGACCGCCAAGCGGATCGTCGCCCAGGCCGGCATTGATCCCGAGACCCGTATGCGCGACATCACCGAGGACGAGGCCGCGCGGCTGCGCGACATCATCGAGAACAACTACGTGATCGAGGGTGACAAGCGCCGCGAGGTGGCGTCGAACATCCAGCGGTTGGTGGAGATCGGCACCTACCGGGGCATGCGGCACCGCCGCGGGCTGCCGGTGAATGGGCAGCGCACTCGCACCAACGCGCGGACGCGCAAGGGTCGGCGCAAGACCGTGGCCGGGAAGAAGAAGGCACTGCGCAAGACGTAGGGCGACTAACGGCGGGAACGGTGCGGCGGGAGCGGGGAACGGCAAGACGGGAACCGCAAGCGCACCGGCGCCGCCCGCGTAGAGGGGCGAGCATGACGCTCGCCATACGGGAAGACAGATTGCCGGGCACGCCCGGTGGTCGAGCACAAGCCGCGACGCAGGCGGCTCATGCGAAAGGTGAAGAGAGATGCGACAGCAGAGGCAGCAGTCCCGCGGGCCCAAGAAAGTCAGACGGCAGGTGCCGTACGGCCGGGTCAGCATCAAGTCATCGTTCAACAACACCATCATCAGCATCGCCGATCAGGAAGGCAACGTACTGGTGTGGGCGAGCGCCGGCACGATCGGCTTCTCGGGCACCAAGAAGGGCACGCCCTTCGCCGCCCAGCAGGCCGCTGAGAGTTGCGCCCGGCGGGCGCAGGAATACGGCATGAGCCGCGTGGACGTCTTCGTCAAGGGGCCCGGCTCGGGCCGCGAGACCGCCATCCGTGCGCTGCAGGCCACCGGCCTCGAAGTCGTCAACATCAAGGACGTCACGCCTGTCCCGCACAATGGCTGCCGCCCGCCGAAGCGGCGCCGCGTGTAGTCGCACGACCGCACAAGACATGTCAAGCCGGCGCGCTGAACGGCGCCTCGGAGGAGAAGCCTAGATGGCCAGATATCGAGATGCAGTATGCCGGATCTGCCGGCGTGAAGGCGGGCAGTTGTACCTGAAGGGTCAGAAGTGCTATGGCCCCAAGTGCACGGTGCAGAAGAAGAGCTACCCGCCCGGACAGGGCGGCGAGGCTCGGGCCCAGCGCCGGCGGCCCACCGACTATGGGCTGCAGCTGCGCCAGAAGCAGCGGATGCGCGCGATCTATGGCCTGCTGGAGAAGCAGTTCCGGCGGTACGTCGCCGCGGCCATGCGCGCCGGTGGCGTGACGGGCGAGGTGCTGATGCAGCTCCTGGAGCGGCGCCTGGACAACGTCGTCTACCGCGCCGGCCTCGCGGCCAGCCGCGCCGAGGCGCGCCAGCTCGTCACCCACGCGCACTTCACCGTGAACGACATCCTGGTCAATGTGCCGTCGTACCAGGTGCGCGCCGGGGACGTCGTCAAGGTCAAGGAGAGCGACCGGCAGGCGAGCCCGTTCAAGGAACTCAAGGCCGCTGCCAGCCGCCCGATTCCTGAGTGGCTCAACGTGGCCTACGAGACCTTCAGCGTCACCGTGAACGCCATCCCGACCCGCGAACAGATTGACACCGAAGTGGACGAGCAGCAGGTCGTGGAGTTCTACTCGCGGTAGACGCCGCGCGCGTCAACGGTGAACGGGCAACGGCGCGCGGGCGACCGAGCGCCGGCCCACGAAGCAGTTCGAGGAGAAAACCATGCTAGCAGGCTTGAACCCCAAGGTGCATCCGCTGGAGTTGACCGACACGTACGGCCGGTTCGCTATCGAGCCTCTGGAACGAGGCTATGGGGACACGCTGGGCAACGCCTTCCGGCGCGTGCTGCTGGCCCACATCGAGGGGGCGGCAGTCACCGACGTGCGCATCGATGGCGCCCTGCACGAGTTCACCACGCTCAAGGGCATCGTCGAGGACGCCACGGAGATCATCCTGAACATCCGCGAGCTGGCGATCAAGGTGCTGCCGGCCGAGGGCGAAGAGGCGGAAGAGGACATCGTGCTGCACCTGAGCGCCAAGGGCGCTGGCGAGGTGCTGGCCGCGGACATCCAGACGCCGCCGCACGTGGAGATCATCAACCCGGAGTTGCACATCCTGGAGATCGCCAACGACAAGTCCGGGATCAACATTGACCTGTGGGTACGGCGGGGCGTTGGCTACGTGCCGACCGAAGAGCGCGACCGGTCGCAGACGCCGCTGGATGTCATCCCCGTGGACGCCGTGTTCTCGCCGGTCTCGCGCGCGAACTACCGGGTCGAGCCGACGCGTCTGGGCAGCCGCACCGACCTGGACCGGCTGGTCATCGAGATCTGGGGCAACGGGACGTTGAGCCCGGAGGCGGCGCTGCACCAGGCCGCGCGGCACCTGCGCGACTACATCGCCATCTTCCTGGGCCCGGCCGTGGACGCCGGCCTCGCGCCCGTCGAGGTCATGGGCGAGGAAGAGGAAGTCCGCAACAAGATCCTCGACACGCCCATCGAGGATGTGGAGTTCTCGGTGCGCACCTTCAACTGCCTGAAGAAGGAGAGCATCAACACGCTGGGCGAGTTGGTGCAGCGGACCGAGACCGACCTGTTGAACATCCGGAACTTCGGCAAGCGTTCGCTCGAAGAGGTGCTGGAGAAGCTGGCGCAGTCCGAACTCAGTCTCAAGGGCGGCGCGGCGGGCTAGGCGGGGGAGTCAAGTTGGACGTCGGGAGGACGACATGCGGCATCTGAAGGATCATCGCCGGCTGGGCCGGCCCACCGACCAGCGGCTCGCGCTGCTGCGCGGACTGGTCGCCAGCCTGTTCCGGCATAACCACATCAAGACGACACTGATCAAGGCCAAGGAAGCCCGCCGCGTGGCCGACCAACTCATCACGTTGGCCAAGCGAGGCGACCTGTCGGCGCGCCGCCAGGTCCTGCGCACCATTCCGGACCCGCGCCTGGTCGGCCACCTGTTCGAGGAGATCGCGCCCCGGTTCGGCAAGCGGGAGGGCGGCTACACCCGGATCATCCCCGCCGGGCAGCGGCGCGGCGACGCGGCACAGATGGCCATCCTGGAGCTGTCCGAGTAGGCGGACCGGGTCTGTCCCCAGGCCCGCGACTGACAATGCGGCATGTGCGCCTGGTGGTTCAGTATGACGGCACCGATTACGCCGGCTTCCAGGTGCAGCCGGACCGGCCCACGGTGCAGGGGACGCTGGAAGAGGCGCTGGGCAAGCTGCTGAACGAGGCCGTGCGTGTCGCCGGCGCGGGTCGGACCGACGCGGGGGTGCACGCCGAGGGCCAGGTCGTTTCCTTTACAACCGATAACGTCATTCCGCTGGAGCGGATCGTGCCGGCGCTCAATGCGCTGCTGCCGCCGCAGGTGGTGGCCCTCTGCGCCGAGGAGGCGCCGCCGGGGTTCCACCCGCGCTTCGGGGCGCGCCGCAAGGAGTACCGCTACCGCATCCTGAACCGCGAGTTGCCCTCGCCGTTCGAGGGACGCTTCGCCTGGCACATCCCCGAGCCACTGGATGTGACGGCGATGCAGGCAGCGGCGGCCGAGTTGGTGGGCGAGCATGACTTTGCCGCCTTCTGCGCCGCCGGCGGCGCGGCCCGGACCTCGGTCCGCGAGGTGCTGGAGCTGTCGGTGGAGCGGCATGGCGAGCTGATCGAGATCACGGTGCTGGGCAACGGCTTCCTGTACATGATGGTGCGCATCATCGTCGGGACGCTGGTGGAGGTCGGGCGAGGGCGGACTTCGCCGGCACGCGTGCGCGAGATCTTGGAGAGCCGGGACCGCACCCAGGCCGGGCCAACGGCCCCGCCGCGGGGCCTGGCGCTGATAAGAGTGGAGTACTAGGGACTAGGGATCAGGCATACGGGAATGGGGAAGAGGAGTCTGGGAGCGGGAGCGTTCCCGGCCCCGGGGCCCAAACCCCTGAGCCCCCAGAAGGACTTTGCGCGATGAACAACCAGAAGATCACACGATCAGCCAAAGCCGACGACGTGCAGCACGACTGGTATGTCGTGAGCGCCCGGGGTGTGCCGCTGGGCCGGCTCGCGGCGAAGGTGGCGCACATCCTGCGCGGCAAGCACAAGCCGACCTTCACGCCGCACGTAGACACCGGCGATTTCGTCATCATCACCGACGCGGCCGAGGTCATGGTGACCGGGAACAAGGCCATCCAGAAGATCTACTACCGCCACTCCGGCTATCCGGGTGGGCTGAAGGCCGAGGAGTTCCGGCACTACCTGCAGCGCGCGCCGGAGAAGCTCGTGCGCGAGGCCGTGGAGGGCATGTTGACACACAACGTGCTCGGCCGCGAGCAACTGCGCAAGCTGAAGGTGTACGCGGGCTCCGAGCACCCGCACGTGGCGCAGCAGCCCAAGCCGCTGGAGCTGTAGGGCCGGGCGCCATGCCCATGGGCCGTCCGCGACGGCTGGCACGGCGCGGACACAGACGCAACGGGAGTTTCAAGGAGGCAACATGCTGCTTCAGGGTATGAGTTACGGAACGGGCCGCCGCAAGGACGCGGTGGCGCGCGTATGGGTCAAGCCGGGCACCGGCAACATCACCATCAACGGGCTGGCGCCGCTGGACTACCTCAACCGCGAGCGGCTGGTGCAGGAGATGCTGCAGCCGTTGCGCGCCCTCGGGGCCGAGGAGACCATGGACGTCAAGGCGTTCGTCAAGGGCGGCGGCAAGACCGGCCAGGCCGGGGCCCTGCGCCACGGCATCGCCAAGGCGCTCATTGATCGCGACCCCGAGAACCGGGCGACGCTCGGACCGCTGGGCATGCTCA is part of the bacterium genome and encodes:
- the rplQ gene encoding 50S ribosomal protein L17 is translated as MKDHRRLGRPTDQRLALLRGLVASLFRHNHIKTTLIKAKEARRVADQLITLAKRGDLSARRQVLRTIPDPRLVGHLFEEIAPRFGKREGGYTRIIPAGQRRGDAAQMAILELSE
- the truA gene encoding tRNA pseudouridine(38-40) synthase TruA, giving the protein MRHVRLVVQYDGTDYAGFQVQPDRPTVQGTLEEALGKLLNEAVRVAGAGRTDAGVHAEGQVVSFTTDNVIPLERIVPALNALLPPQVVALCAEEAPPGFHPRFGARRKEYRYRILNRELPSPFEGRFAWHIPEPLDVTAMQAAAAELVGEHDFAAFCAAGGAARTSVREVLELSVERHGELIEITVLGNGFLYMMVRIIVGTLVEVGRGRTSPARVREILESRDRTQAGPTAPPRGLALIRVEY
- the rplM gene encoding 50S ribosomal protein L13, translating into MNNQKITRSAKADDVQHDWYVVSARGVPLGRLAAKVAHILRGKHKPTFTPHVDTGDFVIITDAAEVMVTGNKAIQKIYYRHSGYPGGLKAEEFRHYLQRAPEKLVREAVEGMLTHNVLGREQLRKLKVYAGSEHPHVAQQPKPLEL
- the rpsI gene encoding 30S ribosomal protein S9 yields the protein MLLQGMSYGTGRRKDAVARVWVKPGTGNITINGLAPLDYLNRERLVQEMLQPLRALGAEETMDVKAFVKGGGKTGQAGALRHGIAKALIDRDPENRATLGPLGMLTRDPRVKERKHAGFRRARRAKQFSKR